From Magnolia sinica isolate HGM2019 chromosome 13, MsV1, whole genome shotgun sequence, one genomic window encodes:
- the LOC131223372 gene encoding uncharacterized protein LOC131223372 isoform X1, with the protein MKGNDSKMPRMDDILNLPVQDPPCAEFSAAHINWAKVDGGRQGGDDIALIPFCRVDDFVKGESTNAECPASFRIESRRKRSEGSVSKPRVDGYLEYTLYWCSYGPEDYRDSESGASDGPNNKPTSGKGSRPGRRHMMRGCLCHFTVKRLYTRPLLALIIYNQRNHVDKTGAPCHGILDRDAVGTRAMYAPRISEELRQRIMSMLYVGISLDNIIQHHLEEVERHGGPSNRDDFLTRNDVRNMERVIRNSTYELHANDVSSIRMWVQRHQKHVVFFQEDSAMESFILCVQTEWQLQQMLRYGHNSSVASHSTFGLNKLRYPLCSLLVFDSCHNAIPVAWVITSSFDGHNIQRWMGSLADRIRAKDPRWRLHAFLIDEPSLDISTIRDIFQCRVLLSLWHVRRAWMRSLLKKCCNFEVQREMFKQLGQVLYCTRNWPNAMDAIEEFMQIYIDQCSFMDYFRDRWLPKIEMWVSAMRTLPMAYQEFHAAIESYHLRLKSKLYCNSHASSWSRVDWLVHALTTEFHSLYWFDQYAEETSSFRNFRDESFLTNSWYRALHILDVDVILDEEDLRFAKVISQSNRNLAYTIWNPGSEFSLCDCTWSRLGNLCKHVIKVSIICRNRHVARPLLAAQTYRQTLLSLLQNPPDDPIVLDHAILHATRMQQDLKGLEELSNNGLLQPLNPFETIAHVVDNLVPEACISVDGAAKTKRPRTLSPGMNVAGPQLDFTRQVSTSVTSQALTSSQIREFLQLLKVPQGSNQRNVINEQTVISNCGMGHDIG; encoded by the exons atgaagggaaatgattcAAAG ATGCCGAGAATGGATGACATTCTGAATCTTCCCGTGCAAGATCCACCCTGTGCTGAATTTTCTGCGGCACATATAAATTGGGCAAAAGTAGATGGTGGTCGCCAAGGTGGTGATGATATTGCTCTAATTCCCTTCTGTAGAGTTGATgattttgtaaaaggagaatcgaCTAACGCAGAATGCCCTGCAAGTTTTCGTATTGAGTCAAGAAGGAAACGATCTGAAGGAAGTGTTAGCAAGCCGAGGGTTGATGGCTATCTTGAGTATACGCT ATATTGGTGTTCTTATGGTCCTGAAGACTACCGAGACAGCGAGTCTGGTGCGAGTGACGGCCCAAACAATAAACCAACATCAGGCAAGGGTAGCAGGCCTGGAAGACGTCACATGATGAGAGGCTGCCTTTGTCATTTCACCGTGAAGCGCTTATATACTCGCCCCCTCCTTGCACTCATCATTTACAATCAGCGAAACCACGTTGATAAAACTGGCGCACCATGTCATGGAATACTAGACAGAGATGCTGTAGGAACTCGAGCTATGTATGCTCCTCGGATTTCAGAGGAACTACGGCAACGAATAATGTCTATGCTTTATGTTGGGATTTCATTAGATAACATTATCCAACACCACCTTGAAGAAGTGGAGAGGCATGGTGGACCTAGCAACCGTGATGATTTTCTCACTCGGAATGATGTCCGCAACATGGAAAGGGTCATTCGTAATTCGACATACGAAttacatgcaaatgatgtgtctAGTATAAGGATGTGGGTGCAACGCCACCAGAAGCATGTCGTGTTCTTCCAAGAAGATTCGGCTATGGAATCGTTCATTTTGTGTGTACAGACTGAATggcagttgcagcagatgctccGATACGGGCATAACAGTTCTGTTGCTTCTCATTCTACTTTTGGGTTGAACAAGCTGAGG TACCCTTTGTGTAGTTTATTAGTTTTCGACTCATGCCATAATGCGATTCCTGTTGCATGGGTCATTACATCTAGCTTTGATGGCCACAACATCCAGAGATGGATGGGATCCCTTGCTGACAGAATCCGGGCAAAGGACCCCAGATGGAGACTACATGCCTTCTTAATAGATGAACCATCTCTTGATATTTCTACAATCAG AGATATTTTCCAGTGCCGGGTTCTGCTATCCCTTTGGCATGTGCGCCGAGCTTGGATGAGAAGCCTGTTAAAGAAATGCTGCAATTTTGAAGTGCAAAGAGAAATGTTTAAGCAATTAGGCCAGGTTTTGTACTGCACAAGGAATTGGCCGAATGCTATGGATGCAATAGAAGAGTTTATGCAGATTTATATCGATCAATGTTCATTCATGGATTATTTTAGGGATCGATGGCTGCCAAAAATAG AGATGTGGGTTAGTGCCATGAGGACGCTTCCGATGGCATATCAAGAGTTTCATGCTGCAATCGAATCCTATCATCTAAGATTGAAATCCAAATTGTATTGTAACTCACATGCAAGCTCTTGGTCGAGAGTTGACTGGCTTGTCCATGCATTGACTACTGAATTTCACTCCTTATATTGGTTTGACCAATATGCTGAAGAAACCAGTTCCTTTAGAAATTTTAGAGACGAGTCCTTTTTGACTAATTCTTGGTACCGAGCACTGCACATTCTGGACGTCGATGTGATATTAGATGAGGAAGACCTTCGGTTTGCGAAGGTTATTTCTCAATCAAACAGGAACCTGGCATACACCATTTGGAATCCTGGTTCCGAATTTTCACTTTGTGATTGTACGTGGTCAAGGTTGGGCAATCTTTGCAAGCATGTGATCAAGGTTAGCATCATTTGTAGAAACCGCCATGTTGCAAGGCCATTGTTAGCTGCACAAACTTACCGCCAGACATTGCTTAGTCTTCTCCAAAACCCTCCAGATGATCCCATTGTTCTTGATCATGCTATTTTGCATGCAACCCGCATGCAGCAGGACCTAAAGGGCTTAGAAGAGTTATCTAACAATGGTCTGCTCCAGCCTCTTAATCCGTTTGAAACGATTGCACATGTTGTGGATAATCTTGTGCCCGAAGCATGCATTTCCGTTGATGGGGCTGCAAAGACAAAGAGGCCAAGGACCTTGAGTCCTGGAATGAATGTTGCTGGGCCGCAGCTTGACTTTACAAGACAGGTCTCTACCTCTGTAACTTCTCAAGCATTGACAAGCAGTCAGATAAGGGAATTTCTTCAGTTACTTAAAGTGCCTCAGGGATCGAATCAGAGGAACGTTATCAATGAGCAGACTGTCATTAGTAATTGTGGCATGGGGCATGACATTGGTTGA
- the LOC131223372 gene encoding uncharacterized protein LOC131223372 isoform X2: protein MMRGCLCHFTVKRLYTRPLLALIIYNQRNHVDKTGAPCHGILDRDAVGTRAMYAPRISEELRQRIMSMLYVGISLDNIIQHHLEEVERHGGPSNRDDFLTRNDVRNMERVIRNSTYELHANDVSSIRMWVQRHQKHVVFFQEDSAMESFILCVQTEWQLQQMLRYGHNSSVASHSTFGLNKLRYPLCSLLVFDSCHNAIPVAWVITSSFDGHNIQRWMGSLADRIRAKDPRWRLHAFLIDEPSLDISTIRDIFQCRVLLSLWHVRRAWMRSLLKKCCNFEVQREMFKQLGQVLYCTRNWPNAMDAIEEFMQIYIDQCSFMDYFRDRWLPKIEMWVSAMRTLPMAYQEFHAAIESYHLRLKSKLYCNSHASSWSRVDWLVHALTTEFHSLYWFDQYAEETSSFRNFRDESFLTNSWYRALHILDVDVILDEEDLRFAKVISQSNRNLAYTIWNPGSEFSLCDCTWSRLGNLCKHVIKVSIICRNRHVARPLLAAQTYRQTLLSLLQNPPDDPIVLDHAILHATRMQQDLKGLEELSNNGLLQPLNPFETIAHVVDNLVPEACISVDGAAKTKRPRTLSPGMNVAGPQLDFTRQVSTSVTSQALTSSQIREFLQLLKVPQGSNQRNVINEQTVISNCGMGHDIG, encoded by the exons ATGATGAGAGGCTGCCTTTGTCATTTCACCGTGAAGCGCTTATATACTCGCCCCCTCCTTGCACTCATCATTTACAATCAGCGAAACCACGTTGATAAAACTGGCGCACCATGTCATGGAATACTAGACAGAGATGCTGTAGGAACTCGAGCTATGTATGCTCCTCGGATTTCAGAGGAACTACGGCAACGAATAATGTCTATGCTTTATGTTGGGATTTCATTAGATAACATTATCCAACACCACCTTGAAGAAGTGGAGAGGCATGGTGGACCTAGCAACCGTGATGATTTTCTCACTCGGAATGATGTCCGCAACATGGAAAGGGTCATTCGTAATTCGACATACGAAttacatgcaaatgatgtgtctAGTATAAGGATGTGGGTGCAACGCCACCAGAAGCATGTCGTGTTCTTCCAAGAAGATTCGGCTATGGAATCGTTCATTTTGTGTGTACAGACTGAATggcagttgcagcagatgctccGATACGGGCATAACAGTTCTGTTGCTTCTCATTCTACTTTTGGGTTGAACAAGCTGAGG TACCCTTTGTGTAGTTTATTAGTTTTCGACTCATGCCATAATGCGATTCCTGTTGCATGGGTCATTACATCTAGCTTTGATGGCCACAACATCCAGAGATGGATGGGATCCCTTGCTGACAGAATCCGGGCAAAGGACCCCAGATGGAGACTACATGCCTTCTTAATAGATGAACCATCTCTTGATATTTCTACAATCAG AGATATTTTCCAGTGCCGGGTTCTGCTATCCCTTTGGCATGTGCGCCGAGCTTGGATGAGAAGCCTGTTAAAGAAATGCTGCAATTTTGAAGTGCAAAGAGAAATGTTTAAGCAATTAGGCCAGGTTTTGTACTGCACAAGGAATTGGCCGAATGCTATGGATGCAATAGAAGAGTTTATGCAGATTTATATCGATCAATGTTCATTCATGGATTATTTTAGGGATCGATGGCTGCCAAAAATAG AGATGTGGGTTAGTGCCATGAGGACGCTTCCGATGGCATATCAAGAGTTTCATGCTGCAATCGAATCCTATCATCTAAGATTGAAATCCAAATTGTATTGTAACTCACATGCAAGCTCTTGGTCGAGAGTTGACTGGCTTGTCCATGCATTGACTACTGAATTTCACTCCTTATATTGGTTTGACCAATATGCTGAAGAAACCAGTTCCTTTAGAAATTTTAGAGACGAGTCCTTTTTGACTAATTCTTGGTACCGAGCACTGCACATTCTGGACGTCGATGTGATATTAGATGAGGAAGACCTTCGGTTTGCGAAGGTTATTTCTCAATCAAACAGGAACCTGGCATACACCATTTGGAATCCTGGTTCCGAATTTTCACTTTGTGATTGTACGTGGTCAAGGTTGGGCAATCTTTGCAAGCATGTGATCAAGGTTAGCATCATTTGTAGAAACCGCCATGTTGCAAGGCCATTGTTAGCTGCACAAACTTACCGCCAGACATTGCTTAGTCTTCTCCAAAACCCTCCAGATGATCCCATTGTTCTTGATCATGCTATTTTGCATGCAACCCGCATGCAGCAGGACCTAAAGGGCTTAGAAGAGTTATCTAACAATGGTCTGCTCCAGCCTCTTAATCCGTTTGAAACGATTGCACATGTTGTGGATAATCTTGTGCCCGAAGCATGCATTTCCGTTGATGGGGCTGCAAAGACAAAGAGGCCAAGGACCTTGAGTCCTGGAATGAATGTTGCTGGGCCGCAGCTTGACTTTACAAGACAGGTCTCTACCTCTGTAACTTCTCAAGCATTGACAAGCAGTCAGATAAGGGAATTTCTTCAGTTACTTAAAGTGCCTCAGGGATCGAATCAGAGGAACGTTATCAATGAGCAGACTGTCATTAGTAATTGTGGCATGGGGCATGACATTGGTTGA